The segment GGAGCATTGCCAATCGATGGTGCAGGCTGGCTTGGTGAGATTTGAACGGATTGTCGGCTGCCCAGACTGCCACATAGTCAAAATGCTCTAACAACCAGAGCAAAATTGCCTGGTGTCCAACCGTTGGTGGGTCAGCGCTAGTTCCAAATAAAGCAATATCCATCATGGGTCATTGATAGGGGTCAACACCTGAAACGTTGGCCAGATTGGTGGCCTGTCACGTTGCAACAACTCGCCGAGTAGCATTCGTTAGGGTCTGCAAGTTGGGCGAGATTTCAACGGGCGGCGAACTAGCCTGCTGAAGGCAACGAGTAGTCGGGGGCAAACTAGCTACA is part of the Cyanobacteriota bacterium genome and harbors:
- a CDS encoding adenylyltransferase/cytidyltransferase family protein, which encodes MMDIALFGTSADPPTVGHQAILLWLLEHFDYVAVWAADNPFKSHQASLHHRLAML